TAAACCAGACCTCTTTCAACGTATCCGGGCTCTGATTCTTATAAATTACATCAACAGTGCCTTTTAATAATCCTGATACCGGATCAAAATCTACTTTAAGATCGTAATCTGCTGTATTCTGCCAGTACTTCAAACCCGGCCGGCCATTCACAGCTCTTGTTCCTTTAGTATAGGCCTGCTGAATTTCAGGCGGCACAGGCAGCCCCTGTTGTGCAAAAACGCTCAGTCCTATCATACTAAAAAGGCTGAGCATCGCTATTTTCTTCATCCGAATTTATTGTTTAGCAGAAAGCCTGCATTCTATGATTAAAATGCAGGCTTTCTATTTATTTACCAAATTTCATTTTTAATTGCTCCAGCATATCAGGAGTAACATTAACTGCCGGTTTTTCTTTTTTAGCCTGTTGAGCAGGTTGTCTTACCTGTCCTCCAGCTTGTTGTGGTCTTGACTGCGCCCCTGCCGGTTTAGGTTTTACAGGATTAGCCTGTTCTCCTGGTCTTGGTGTTCCCGGTGTTTTAGCCGCTCTGTTCAATTCCTTTTTCTTGTTCCAGCGTGTCCAGATTTCTTCCAGTTTTTTCTTGGTATAAAGTGGGAAATCACCCTGTTTCATCCAGGCATAATAACTAGGCTCTGTATCAAAAACATGTTCAACTGTCTTATTTTTGTGTTTACCAAAGTTAAATACCTCTTCATCATTTTCATTGAAGACCATTCTGCCTGCAAAATCAACCGGTTTGTTCATATTAGTGAACGCATGCAATGCTTCTACATCATTTTTGACTGGCTGAGATATATTTCCTTGCTTGTCTTCAAAATCAACGTTCTCATAACGGTCAAGCTGAGCTAATAACACGTGATAGGTCGCTTTAATATCTGCCTCAGCTGAATGCGCATTGATAATATCCTGATCACAGTAGAATTTATAGGCTGCACGTAAAGTACGCTGCTCCATCTGATGAAATATGTTTTGTACATCAACAAATTTTCTGTCTGTCATGTCAAAATCTACCCCCGCACGCAAGAATTCTTCCAATAACACAGGTATATCAAAGCGGTTTGAATTATAACCGGCAAGATCAGCATCACCAATAAATGCGGCAATATCCGCAGCTACTTCTTTAAATTTAGGCGCATCAGCAATATGCTCATCATAAATTCCGTGAATCAGCGAAGATTGTAACGGGATAGGCATTTCAGGGTTA
This portion of the Pedobacter lusitanus genome encodes:
- a CDS encoding 3'-5' exonuclease yields the protein MKLNLIRPLAFFDLETTGINVGSDRIVEIAILKAMPDGSELVKTLRINPEMPIPLQSSLIHGIYDEHIADAPKFKEVAADIAAFIGDADLAGYNSNRFDIPVLLEEFLRAGVDFDMTDRKFVDVQNIFHQMEQRTLRAAYKFYCDQDIINAHSAEADIKATYHVLLAQLDRYENVDFEDKQGNISQPVKNDVEALHAFTNMNKPVDFAGRMVFNENDEEVFNFGKHKNKTVEHVFDTEPSYYAWMKQGDFPLYTKKKLEEIWTRWNKKKELNRAAKTPGTPRPGEQANPVKPKPAGAQSRPQQAGGQVRQPAQQAKKEKPAVNVTPDMLEQLKMKFGK